From the genome of Cryptococcus neoformans var. neoformans B-3501A chromosome 1, whole genome shotgun sequence, one region includes:
- a CDS encoding hypothetical protein (HMMPfam hit to FMO-like, Flavin-binding monooxygenase-like, score: -218.0, E(): 1.8e-12) has protein sequence MTGTNEQFHHFNRPVRNVAIIGSGPSGTPAARQLRDAGLNVRVFERQNKPGGIWNWRPSVSLPLAVPTPPPSVGAFTPVIRGTGVYEDPGRVEREKFNPPNPCYWSLNNNVPTSTMAFKDFPYPPGTQSNVSHALISSYVQSYVKNYGIDQITSYNTRVERAEKIGDTWKLTLRKVVDEGEDRVREEYWTEEFDAVVAASGHYNAPYIPPFEGSDAWSAAWPQQLIHSQGYRKPEPYTGKTVLIVGIGTSGNDIAKDISPYASKIYMVGRNTLRGPQQYRELRKMQRHFAPPNSEILPEIRRFRLPSPGQAINEGSIELTNGRIITGVNEIIFATGYQYSYPFLPQYHQDSTMVNPAFPTVTPVVTNGDGVLNLYRDVFYIPDPTLTFLGLSVNTSAFSFFEYQALSIARVFAGTARLPDESSRWKAYRNLVREKGEGKFSHLLGKDGERSYVHETVQWLNRDAEWSGASKVEGHTIEWLTESDKIPLLIASKFGLDAAGLKALREKPSDIPEEDTAQPVETERSIGLFGDKFKTATEETNARTSEAFARKAALTSA, from the exons atGACGGGCACAAATGAGCAGTTTCACCATTTTAACCGCCCTGTTCGCAACGTGGCCATCATTGGCTCAGGCCCTTCCGGCACTCCTGCCGCCAGACAACTTCGAGATGCTGGTCTGAATGTTCGGGTCTTCGAGAGGCAAAATAAGCCGGGCGGAATTTGGAACTGGCGGCCCTCGGTTTCCCTCCCCCTTGCAGTCCCAACCCCGCCTCCTTCAGTGGGAGCCTTCACCCCAGTCATCCGCGGGACTGGTGTGTATGAAGACCCAGGAAGAGTGGAGCGTGAGAAATTCAACCCACCTAATCCTTGTTACTGGAGCTTGAACAACAATGTTCCTACGTCGACCATGGCT TTTAAAGACTTCCCTTACCCCCCTGGGACCCAATCTAATGTCTCTCACGCCCTCATCTCATCCTATGTCCAAAGCTATGTCAAGAATTATGGCATCGACCAAATTACTTCCTACAACACACGAGTGGAACGGGCAGAAAAGATTGGCGACACTTGGAAACTGACATTGCGAaaggttgttgatgaaggcgaagacCGAGTACGGGAAGAATATTGGACAGAG GAGTTTGACGCGGTCGTTGCCGCGTCTGGGCATTATAATGCCCCCTACATCCCTCCATTTGAAGGTTCGGATGCTTGGTCTGCCGCCTGGCCACAACAGCTTATCCATTCGCAAGGATACCGAAAACCTGAGCCCTATACCGGCAAA ACCGTCCTCATTGTCGGTATTGGAACCAGCGGTAACGACATTGCCAAAGATATATCACCTTATGCCAGTAAGATTTACATGGTCGGTCGCAACACCCTACGAGGCCCACAACAGTACCgggagttgaggaagatgcaAAGACACTTTGCCCCTCCCAACTCCGAGATCCTTCCCGAGATCCGTCGTTTCcgcctcccttctcctggtCAAGCCATCAATGAGGGTTCTATTGAGCTCACGAACGGACGCATCATCACCGGTGTTAACGAGATCATCTTTGCTACTGGTTACCAGTACTCTTacccttttcttccccaGTATCATCAAGACAGTACCATGGTTAATCCCGCATTCCCTACGGTCACTCCCGTTGTCACGAATGGCGATGGTGTTCTTAATCTGTACCGAGATGTCTTTTACATTCCTGACCCTACACTCACCTTTCTCGGCCTAAGCGTGAACACATCTGCCTTTTCATTCTTTGAATATCAAGCCCTCTCCATTGCGCGTGTCTTTGCGGGCACAGCGCGTCTTCCCGACGAATCTTCGAGATGGAAAGCATATCGAAACCTCGTCCGCGAGAAGGGTGAAGGGAAGTTTAGTCATCTTTTGGGCAAGGATGGCGAAAGAAGCTATGTGCATGAGACGGTACAGTGGCTGAACCGCGATGCGGAATGGTCTGGCGCGAGCAAAGTGGAGGGGCATACAATAGAGTGGTTGACGGAGAGTGACAAGATTCCACTCTTAATTGCTTCTAAGTTCGGATTGGATGCTGCTGGTCTCAAGGCATTGAGGGAAAAACCTTCAGATATCCCAGAAGAGGATACGGCCCAGCCAGTGGAGACTGAGAGGAGTATTGGCTTATTTGGAGACAAGTTCAAGACAGCGACTGAGGAGACAAACGCGCGGACGAGCGAAGCATTTGCCCGCAAGGCAGCTTTGACTTCCGCATAG
- a CDS encoding hypothetical protein (HMMPfam hit to Monooxygenase, Monooxygenase, score: 65.4, E(): 1.5e-16) — protein MTIIPQQKRVKIGVIGAGPGGLSVAINLLKLPFIDLNIYDQATELREVGAGISINQNTWRHLRLLGAADTIEQSTVRGDGSKIDIEQRNGRTGELLLRKYQSVNPDAPARSRIERYKLQHALLGQIPEDFIKLSKKLKTVVESDDGVTITFKDGTAAGPFDLLIGADGIRSVVRQYAYPEHRLSYTGKVAYRTLIPQSKVAHIANIPHAATFWHTANSHVYTDPLDNGLFEIATRAIESEEHGNKVSWGQKVSRDRVIHHYKDYCETIRQIVEAPDEWLEFAMFGGPRLDSVIHNGRIALIGDASHPLSGAFGSGAAFAFEDAYVLAQALVYTHARNENISEALRLYDEVRSPHYKNLYAILTGFAATAREVQTTYGMEDEDQFVRETVRRNWSAHHDWIYSYDVHPLLLTFIVTKVWHQRVVDEDAKKGVAQLKIGDELGTNIVVDAHSITMAV, from the exons ATGACCATTATCCCACAGCAAAAGCGAGTGAAGATCGGTGTGATTGGCGCTGGTCCAGGAGGATTATCTGTTGCCATCAACCTCCTTAAGCTGCCTTTCATCGATCTTAATATCTATGACCAAGCCACCGAATTGAGAGAAGTTGGGGCT GGTATCAGCATCAATCAAAACACCTGGAGACATCTTCGTCTCCTTGGAGCTGCTGATACTATCGAGCAGTCCACAGTCAGGGGCGATGGAAGCAAAATTGACATAGAGCAGCG TAACGGACGAACAGGAGAACTATTGCTCAGAAAATATCAAAGCG TCAACCCTGACGCCCCCGCACGTTCTCGTATTGAGAGATACAAACTCCAACATGCACTTCTCGGACAAATACCTGAAGATTTCATTAAGCTCTCCAAAAAGCTCAAGACGGTCGTGGAATCAGACGACGGTGTTACAATCACATTTAAAGATGGCACAGCTGCTGGACCTTTCGATCTCCTCATTGGTGCCGATGGTATCCGATCT GTGGTCCGCCAATATGCCTACCCAGAACATAGGCTCTCTTACACCGGCAAAGTAGCCTATCGCACCCTTATTCCCCAATCGAAAGTAGCCCATATCGCTAATATCCCTCATGCCGCTACCTTTTGGCACACTGCCAACAGCCACGTCTATACTGACCCCTTGGACAACGGTCTCTTTGAAATCGCTACGAGAGCGATCGAGAGTGAGGAGCATGGGAATAAAGTCAGCTGGGGACAGAAGGTCAGCAGGGATAGGGTGATTCATCACTACAAG GATTACTGCGAGACTATTCGACAGATCGTTGAAGCACCGGATGAATGGCTTGAATTTGCTATGTTTGGCGGGCCTAGACTTGACTCTGTCATCCACAATGGTCGTATCGCTCTTATAGGAGATGCTTCTCATC CTTTATCTGGTGCGTTTGGCTCTGGAGCGGCCTTTGCTTTCGAAGATGCCTATGTCTTGGCGCAAGCCCTTGTGTACACACATGCACGAAATGAAAACATTTCAGAGGCATTGAGGTTGTATGATGAGGTGAGATCTCCGCATTACAAGAACCTT TATGCCATCCTCACCGGGTTTGCAGCCACTGCAAGAGAAGTTCAAACCACTTATGGCATGGAGGACGAAGACCAGTTTGTCCGAGAAACCGTTAGACGCAACTGGTCTGCCCACCATGATTGGATCTACTCCTATGATGTCCATCCACTTCTCCTTACTTTCATT GTGACAAAGGTGTGGCATCAGCGGGTTGTCGACGAGGACgcgaagaagggagtggCGCAGCTGAAGATTGGTGACGAACTAGGGACCAACATCGTTGTGGATGCTCATTCAATTACGATGGCGGTATAG
- a CDS encoding hypothetical protein (Match to EST gb|CF193895.1|CF193895; HMMPfam hit to TPMT, Thiopurine S-methyltransferase (TPMT), score: 133.5, E(): 4.8e-37) has translation MAQASGDDNAWEERWAQGRTAFDQSAAHPVFVKFLKSDIARELGVPKSGKALVPGCGRGYDVHLLASTGLDAIGLDLAPTGVEAARRWIGSQPSTSGKADILVQDFFTYDPLEKFDLIYDYTFLCALPPSLRQEWARQTTHLANIAADTNPILITLMYPLPPSAKSGGPPFALSEEIYQELLKEQGWKMVWSEDIEEPTRMVGAPGGEKLAVWKRI, from the exons ATGGCCCAGGCTTCTGGTGACGATAATGCTTGGGAAGAGCGGTG GGCTCAAGGAAGGACAGCATTCGACCAATCCGCCGCCCATCCAGTTTTCGTTAAGTTCCTAAAGTCAGATATTGCAAGGGAGTTAGGTGTACCGAAGAGCGGGAAAGCGCTGGTTCCGGGATGTGGTAGG GGCTACGACGTCCACCTCCTTGCCAGTACAGGTCTCGATGCTATAGGCTTGGATCTTGCCCCTACTGGAGTTGAAGCTGCAAGACG TTGGATAGGTTCACAGCCTAGTACATCTGGCAAGGCTGATATATTGGTTCAAGACTTTTTCACGTACGACCCATTAGAGAAGTTCGACCTTATCTATGATTATAC CTTCCTGTGTGCCCTTCCGCCATCCCTCCGACAGGAATGGGCCCGCCAAACAACTCACCTTGCCAACATTGCTGCCGACACAAACCCTATACTCATTACCCTTATGTACccccttccaccatctGCCAAATCTGGTGGGCCGCCCTTTGCACTCTCGGAGGAAATCTACCAGGAGCTACTGAAGGAAcagggatggaagatggttTGGAGTGAAGATATTGAAGAGCCGACGAGGATGGTTGGAGCGCCGGGTGGAGAGAAGCTGGCAGTGTGGAAAAGGATTTAG
- a CDS encoding hypothetical protein (Match to ESTs gb|CF185494.1|CF185494, gb|CF185493.1|CF185493): protein MTYAPTARVAQHLSPHHAFPQSAPPSREIYPQYAQAFDRVEQPQTAEDWAMKQSTDMQIQQLLERQRGVYDYAQGPPPAPQHPRYYSGPPTPVSDHQSQPHIAPASYSNTPSMSYNFLPAYMPPSTPTTSTHNGCCVGNSTSTSPVTPGLMANSMTVHNDKQFFERFVDNTLSRSMEQQLAQPVAHPQAYAQPQPRYHSPSSMVPQFHPQPVPHPHPHPHPQPHSRSQIHSLLQTQAQPFPQQQYSFSSQPSVQQQQQFNESVTLPLVRGMSPAKRPSIPSTAMRSPHPTSSIASTPTADRIMSSPALSSSPDPLGLPGPSPSKKPRGKKEISPIWAQSNNHPADGVIGMRSLSMAERSMSVSSGLSSGEEKKDKITLKIPMHLATPQQPRKSDREEEEEEEDKLDWGDELGKDEQGDWTMERCSSPSGNRGVDMQVQMSGRTGERDMRTAWQKLHTLLEDISEESDSFPANPTFRDLELANAKYFAHISKEGTHALLSTETMAKIIRYIIRVQSTKKRQKSGSETDGEARGWDLTAVNGLLRHLEKCIRDAEGTSAFPDDRKAINVDEKFKKKKGKSKTGSVSPLKPVNAFKNEGQDLEEEIPHTRMAQCEETLLRLRRGVAAAECCFVLLDSEGLSKQVYSEDLLSTCVQMIKEQLAQVVVPVLQGMAGESMCCVLSALSSLMFLAEIASSTLAHVVQEELANSKKGKLSMPLSSYFHNVTISAIAQSICSTLPRLTSMISRENFAFSESLIIQIVYLAKEPLFIVDPGAKKKHEREGMAIVKTLRMEALSLLRGAFARYDAQRQWIIEEVLSSLVGIPGQSHDQTHFQLANGKSIHALSALLLQLVQASAYGAMTKIRKIHSSAADMEVLDRPAEEKKDVEEEEARICAETVESAVRSATMIASYVLSKATTTKATKTSHDADYKTILGLFMNDLLTVLYRPEWPAASLYLSVFSRIMVSSLDDSKTGTEATASKTVALDYLADIAAKLKSLGMEMTGVTRVAALDEVISEASIDDLKKLIEAQASIRTFLNSAAHDDNSFTCSLDMASVIWAQELQNGIKKAGSIVEKLAAEKDDEAQEMGQKLLSIGMMLKTTLRNVWMTDDKLFEVNDPKQAEQAVQASISVSRGRSLQSAIDPIIHALLTALGNPIIAIRTKALRGVGSIVMVDPDVLRLRQFRLALEERLSDVSPGVRDAAVELVGKYLVQKPELATQYYPQIALRVMDTGLSVRKRVIKILKGIFATMEEKKMQIDICCKMIALTDDRDPGIKDLSTKTLTEIIFSDEGGDSATLLVDILSDYRGSYAVLEKAMDEVLKECENVGQKYRFGKIIDDLVARLIDATEQIEFDSLSHIKAIWLIAGSDPSQVDTQKASVLLTYLRPPANADDQATNELLLRIFQRCIPRMPRTASTFALDLTKSLMPMISKPSGGFQALRETIGCFCAVTNYLTKDWMKVITVLRACEAKIRPVWRQIKDFSNEKVPALNQASAMMLYITALIAEGCNLDIVAKDDLAVDRELRKITPQPISEYFSQIYLDFARMYSAQSAPTICLGALFRSYPSLLQRPEIVQWMQDTFASGDMDARARLLSVIHEFLASEVRKRVEGVDTKKDVSLLIGNAKELQDSDYSTTIVQNNIEHIFECARSQHIPAQNAALDVLTFVVNQGLYSPVHTVPILVTLETAEDPVVSERALALHNTLHAKHASLIHVLFMDSAKASYQYQRNISAEPSGHRNGVALLSKWYVMLHEKRSWRHDFLKALCRAFDGDLEDHMDIGLVLYLAENLATLDYKLQEEPMTVVQALNRVVSTCSHLAALMEEAALEGESTESLEGKKVPLGKLSGESIDASRLAEASIVVGLALLVKNHLVALYHLPEDKCASHIPGKKSTIGDKPAQRRGMQVLELSRMPLARGVVSIGDFKEQQVAFSRLLQEDGTLSEKEEL from the exons ATGACCTATGCGCCTACCGCTCGGG TGGCTCAGCacctttctcctcatcatgCTTTCCCTCAAAGCGCTCCTCCGTCAAGGGAAATATATCCTCAGTATGCCCAAGCATTTGACAGGGTGGAACAGCCTCAGACAGCGGAAGACTGGGCTATGAAGCAATCAACAGACATGCAGATACAGCAACTGCTAGAAAGACAACGAGGAGTGTATGACTATGCCCAAGG GCCTCCTCCCGCCCCTCAGCATCCTCGATACTACTCAGGGCCGCCTACACCAGTCTCAGATCATCAATCACAACCTCATATAGCTCCTGCTAGCTACTCGAATACTCCATCGATGTCGTATAATTTCCTTCCAGCCTATATGCCCCCGTCAACCCCTACCACATCGACCCACAATGGCTGCTGCGTCGGGAACTCGACATCTACCTCCCCTGTTACGCCCGGCCTCATGGCCAATAGTATGACTGTTCATAATGATAAACAGTTTTTTGAGCGCTTCGTGGATAACACGTTGTCAAGAAGCATGGAACAGCAGCTTGCGCAGCCTGTAGCGCATCCTCAAGCCTATGCTCAGCCTCAACCGCGATATCATTCCCCGTCATCTATGGTCCCTCaatttcatcctcaacctgTCCCACACccacatcctcatccacaccCACAGCCACACTCACGCTCCCAAATCCATTCCCTACTCCAGACACAAGCACAGCCTTTCCCTCAACAGCAAtattctttctcttcccaacCGAGTgtacaacaacaacagcaattCAACGAATCTGTTACTCTCCCACTAGTTCGTGGTATGTCTCCCGCAAAACGTCCCTCTATTCCTTCTACGGCTATGCGTTCTCCTCACCCGACTTCATCCATAGCTTCCACGCCAACAGCTGATCGCATCATGTCCTCTCCTGccctctcatcttcacccgACCCACTGGGCCTTCCAGGACCATCCCCGTCAAAAAAACCacgagggaagaaggagatatCTCCTATATGGGCCCAGTCTAACAATCATCCTGCCGACGGTGTAATAGGTATGAGGTCGTTGAGTATGGCAGAGAGGAGTATGAGCGTTAGCTCAGGCCTTAGCTCTGgtgaggaaaaaaaagataaaaTTACGTTAAAGATTCCGATGCATCTCGCGACTCCTCAGCAGCCCCGAAAGTCCGAccgggaggaggaagaagaggaagaagataagCTGGATTGGGGCGATGAACTTGGGAAAGACGAACAGGGTGATTGGACAATGGAGAGATGCTCGAGTCCCAGCGGCAATAGAGGTGTCGATATGCAAGTGCAGATGAGTGGAAGGACCGGAGAAAGAGATATGCGTA CTGCTTGGCAGAAGCTTCATACGTTACTTGAAGATATATCAGAGGAGTCAGACTCTTTTCCAGCCAATCCCACTTTTCGGGACCTTGAATTGGCGAATGCCAAATACTTTGCCCATATCTCGAAGGAAGGGACACACgcccttctctccaccgAGACTATGGCAAAAATTATACGATATATCATACGTGTCCAGTCGACAAAGAAGCGACAGAAGAGCGGATCTGAGACTGATGGCGAAGCGCGAGGATGGGATTTAACAGCTGTCAATGGGCTTTTGAGACATTTGGAGAAATGCATACGGGATGCGGAAGGAACATCTGCTTTTCCTGATGACCGAAAGGCGATCAATGTAGATGAAAAAttcaagaaaaagaagggaaagtCCAAGACTGGAAGTGTTTCACCCCTGAAACCTGTGAATGCGTTCAAAAATGAGGGACAGgaccttgaagaagagataccCCATACCCGCATGGCGCAGTGCGAAGAAACTCTGTTGAGATTACGCAGAGGCGTTGCCGCTGCAGAATGTTGCTTTGTTCTGCTGGACTCTGAAGGGTTGTCTAAACAG GTGTACTCTGAGGATCTGTTATCAACATGTGTGCAGATGATCAAAGAACAACTTGCGCAAGTCGTTGTCCCCGTTCTGCAAGGCATGGCTGGCGAAAGTATGTGCTGTGTGTTGTCGGCGTTATCTTCACTGATGTTTCTCGCAGAGATCGCTTCATCGACGCTAGCTCATGTGGTCCAAGAAGAATTGGCAAATTCcaagaaggggaagctGTCGATGCCTTTATCATCTTATTTTCACAACGTCACGATTTCAGCCATCGCCCAGTCCATCTGCTCCACCTTACCCCGCTTGACTTCCATGATTAGCAGAGAGAACTTTGCTTTCTCGGAatctctcatcatccaaatTGTCTATCTCGCAAAAGAACCACTGTTTATCGTGGATCCaggagcgaagaagaagcatgaaagagaaggaatggCAATCGTGAAAActttgaggatggaggCCTTGAGCCTGCTAAGAGGA GCGTTCGCGAGATATGATGCGCAACGGCAATGGATCATTGAAGAAGTCCTGAGTTCACTTGTTGGAATACCAGGACAAAGCCACGACCAAACGCATTTCCA ACTGGCAAATGGCAAATCCATTCATGCTCTCAGTGCCCTCTTGCTCCAGCTCGTTCAAGCTTCAGCATATGGTGCTATGACCAAAATACGCAAGATACACTCTTCAGCTGCGGATATGGAAGTTTTGGACAGGCCCGctgaggaaaaaaaggacgtggaagaggaagaggctcGAATCTGTGCAGAAACCGTAGAGTCTGCTGTTCGCTCCGCCACGATGATAGCTAGCTACGTCTTATCAAAAGCAACGACCACTAAAGCTACCAAAACCTCTCATGATGCCGACTACAAGACGATTCTTGGTCTCTTCATGAACGATCTTCTCACTGTCCTATATCGTCCCGAGTGGCCAGCGGCTTCCCTATATTTGAGCGTCTTTTCTAGGATCATGGTTAGTTCTTTAGACGATTCAAAGACCGGGACAGAAGCTACTGCCTCCAAGACTGTTGCGTTGGACTATTTGGCAGATATCGCTGCGAAGCTGAAATCGCTAGGTATGGAGATGACAGGTGTGACTAGAGTGGCTGCTCTCGATGAG GTGATTTCTGAAGCCAGCATTGATGACCTGAAGAAACTCATCGAAGCCCAAGCTTCCATTCGTACATTCCTCAACTCTGCAGCACATGATGACAATTCCTTCACT TGTTCCCTGGATATGGCTTCTGTCATCTGGGCTCAGGAGCTCCAAAATGGTATCAAAAAGGCTGGATCAATCGTCGAGAAGCTCGCGGCagagaaagatgatgaagcgCAAGAGATGGGCCAGAAACTACTGTCTATTGGTATGATGCTTAAAACAACTCTCCGGAATGTTTGGATGACGGATGATAAGCTTTTCGAAGTCAA CGATCCCAAGCAAGCAGAACAAGCAGTCCAAGCTTCTATCTCTGTATCTCGAGGTAGATCATTACAGAGCGCTATTGAccccatcatccacgcATTACTTACAGCACTGGGCAACCCAATCATTGCTATCCGTACCAAGGCTCTGAGAGGTGTCGGAAGTATCGTTATGGTGGATCCAGATGTACTTCGGCTG CGCCAGTTTCGCCTTGCTCTGGAGGAAAGACTGTCCGACGTGTCACCAGGTGTGAGAGATGCAGCCGTGGAGCTTGTTGGCAAGTATCTTGTTCAGAAACCCGAGCTTGCTACGCAGTATTACCCACAGATTGCTCTACGCGTTATG GATACTGGTTTAAGCGTACGAAAGAGAGTTATCAAGATCCTGAAAGGCATTTTTGCTAcgatggaagaaaaaaagatgCAAATCGACATCTGCTGCAAGATGATTGCTTTAACGGATGACCGTGATCCAGGAATTAAG GATCTCTCAACCAAGACACTGACTGAGATAATTTTTTcagatgaaggaggtgaTTCAGCGACGCTCTTAGTTGACATCCTAAGCGATTATAGAGGATCGTACGCCGTTCTCGAGAAGGCCATGGACGAG GTACTCAAGGAGTGCGAAAATGTCGGCCAGAAATACCGTTTCGGCAAGATAATTGACGACCTTGTTGCCCGATTGATTGACGCCACGGAGCAAATCGAATTTGACTCTCTAAGCCACATTAAAGCAATTTGGCTCATAGCTGGCAGCGACCCCTCACAGGTTGACACCCAAAAAGCCAGCGTTCTGTTGACCTATCTCAGACCGCCTGCCAAC GCCGATGATCAAGCGACGAatgagcttcttctccgcatTTTCCAAAGGTGTATCCCTCGAATGCCTCGTACAGCTTCGACTTTTGCCCTGGATCTCACCAAGTCCCTTATGCCAATGATTAGCAAGCCATCGGGCGGTTTTCAGGCTTTGCGAGAAACCATTGGTTGTTTCTGTGCCGTGACAAATTATCTGACCAAGGATTGGATGAAAGTGATCACGGTACTCAGAGCATGCGAGGCTAAGATCAGGCCAGTCTGGCGACAGATCAAAGATTTTTCAAATGAAAAGGTACCGGCGCTGAATCAAGCATCTGCAATGATGCTGTATATCACGGCCCTTATTGCTGAAGGTTGCAACTTGGACATAGTTGCTAAGGACGACCTTG CTGTCGATAGAGAATTGCGCAAGATCACTCCCCAGCCTATTTCAGAGTACTTCTCCCAGATCTATCTCGACTTTGCTCGCATGTACTCCGCTCAATCTGCCCCCACCATTTGTCTAGGCGCCCTTTTTCGTTCTtacccttctctccttcaacgGCCAGAGATTGTCCAATGGATGCAGGACACGTTCGCTTCAGGCGATATGGATGCCCGCGCGAGACTTTTGAGTGTTATTCATGAGTTTTTAGCGTCGGAAGTCAGGAAGAGGGTCGAAGGTGTGGATACAAAAAAGGATGTGAGCTTGCTTATCGGAAATGCCAAGGAGTTGCAAGATTCAGA CTATTCTACGACTATCGTGCAAAACAACATCGAGCATATATTTGAATGTGCCAGATCTCAACATATCCCTGCACAGAATGCTGCTCTAGATGTGCTCACATTTGTCGTCAATCAAGGGCTCTACTCGCCTGTTCAC ACTGTCCCTATCCTTGTCACGTTGGAGACCGCCGAAGATCCAGTTGTATCTGAACGAGCTCTCGCTCTGCATAACACACTTCACGCCAAACATGCGAGCCTTATCCATGTCTTGTTCATGGATTCGGCCAAAGCGTCTTACCAATATCAGCGTAATATCTCTGCAGAGCCCTCTGGACATCGTAATGGTGTCGCTTTGCTATCAAAGTGGTATGTCATGTTGcacgagaagaggagctggAGGCACGATTTTTTGAAGGCTCTATGTAGGGCGTTCGATggggatttggaggatcACATG GACATCGGCCTGGTTTTGTATCTTGCCGAAAACCTGGCAACTTTGGATTATAAGCTACAAGAAGAACCCATGACTGTCGTTCAAGCCCTTAACAGAGTTGTGTCCACTTGTTCTCACCTCGCCGCACTcatggaagaagcagcctTGGAGGGTGAGTCGACTGAGTCACttgagggaaagaaggtgcCCTTGGGAAAATTAAGCGGGGAAAGTATCGACGCGAGCAGACTGGCGGAAGCGAGCATCGTGGTCGGGTTGGCATTGCTGGTGAAAAATCATCTAGTTGCATTATACCATTTACCTGAAGA CAAATGCGCGAGTCATATACCAGGCAAAAAGTCTACGATCGGAGACAAGCCAGCtcagagaagagggatgcAAGTGCTGGAACTGAGTAGGATGCCGTTGGCCAGGGGTGTCGTCAGTATAGGAGACTTCAAAGAGCAACAGGTCGCG TTTTCACGGCTATTGCAAGAGGATGGAACCTTgtctgaaaaggaagaattgTAG